The proteins below are encoded in one region of Rhea pennata isolate bPtePen1 chromosome 21, bPtePen1.pri, whole genome shotgun sequence:
- the LOC134149689 gene encoding uncharacterized protein LOC134149689 produces the protein MGSFPHILAGPEWVFAAWRDPKGERAQELEHLAPKHPNLVIIPLAQPLTWHAVRTTATHSAPGNIASPCLQLLELGDPRQAFLPLLKKAAQGSSSSELSCSKAAIINMSSIVGSIEKMCLWNNVQYISYRCSKAALNMLTKCQSLGYWQHSILCAALHPGWVQMDMGNSAGHKIGCFLGQPPLMVDVSVQGMLNVLCSLSEKDTGTFLDWEGKALPW, from the exons ATGGGGTCATTCCCCCATATTTTAGCAGGGCCCGAGTGGGTCTTTGCAGCCTGGCGGGACCCCAAGGGAGAGCGAGCACAG GAGTTAGAGCATTTGGCCCCCAAGCACCCCAACCTGGTCATCATCCCACTTG cccagccgCTCACCTGGCATGCTGTGCGCACCACAGCAACCCA ctctgctccagggaaCATCGCTTCCCCTtgcctccagctcctggagctgggagatCCCAGGCAG GCATTCCTGCCCTTGCTGAAGAAGGCTGCCCAGGGAAGCTCGagctctgagctgagctgcagcaaggcagccaTCATCAACATGTCCAGCATTGTTGGCTCCATTGAGAAAATGTGTTTATGGAACAATGTGCAATATATCTCATACCGCTGCAGCAAG gctgctctgaacaTGCTCACCAAGTGCCAGTCCTTGGGGTACTGGCAACACAGCATCCTCTGCGCTGCTCTCCACCCTGGCTGGGTGCAAATGGACATGGGGAACTCAGCAGGACACAAGATAGGATGTTTTCTGGGGCAG cccccactgaTGGTGGACGTGAGCGTACAAGGAATGCTGAatgtgctctgctccctctccgAGAAGGACACGGGGACTTTCCTGGACTGGGAAGGGAAAGCACTGCCCTGGTGA